Below is a window of Streptomyces sp. WMMB303 DNA.
AGTTGGCCGTCGCGCCGTGCCTGATCGGCCCGGAGATCGCCGAGGGCCTGCTGGAGGCCGCGGCGGAGGAGGCGGGCTGCTCGGCCGCGGAACCGCTGGGCGCTTACCCGGCGCTGGGGAAGCTCGTGGCCTCCACGTACGCCGCCAAGGCGGGTATCGCGCAGCCGCAGGGGGCGTCGGCGCGCTGAGCGCCCGCCCGGCCTCCCAGGGCGCCCGCGGGGGCGGGCCGCCCGGCGCCCCCGCCGGCCGGGCTGAGCCACCCCTTCCGGTGCGCCACCGCTGGGCACCTCATGCTCTGGCGTCCGGGTCGATGACGACGCAGGAGGCCGACGGCGCGGACAAGGAGCCCGCCGGTCGCGGGGTCCCGGTGACCGGGTCGATCTCGAACCAGGTGACGTCGCCCGAGCGCTCGTTGGCGGCATAGAGCCAGCGGCCTGCCGGGTGCACCGCCAGGTCGCGGGGCCAGCGGCCACCGCAGGGCACGGTGGCGACGCGCTCGGGCAGTGCGGAGGCGGCCAGGTCCAGGACGGCGATGCTGTCCTCGCCCCGGTTCGCGGCCCAGGCGAAGCGCCCGTCGGGTGCGAGGACGAACGCGGAGGGGTGGTTGACCGCCGCGCCCTCCGGCGCCACGAGCCGGGTCTCGCCGAGCGGCTCCAGCGCGCCTCGGGTGGGGTCCCAACTGCAGGTCGTCACCGTCGAGTCCAGCTCGTTGACTACATACGCCCGCCGGGCGCCGGTCCGCCCGCCCCCGGACGTGGGCCCGAACGCCAGGTGGCGGGGGCCGGTTCCGGGCCGGAGCGGGACCTCGCGGTGGAGCCGCAGGCCGGCATCGGTGTTCCGCAGGCCGTAGATCCACACCGAGTCGGTTCCCAGGTCGGTGCAGAGCAGCCAGCGACCTGACGGGTCGGGGGTGACGCCGTGCGCGTGCGGCCCCTCCTGCCGCTCCCCGACCGGGCCCCGGCCGCGGTGCTGGTGCGTGCGCGCCGGCGCACCGGGGGTGCCGTCGGCGTGCAGGGGCAGCATGCTGACGCTGCCGGAGGTGTAGTTCGCGGTGCAGAGGCCGCCCCCGGTCACCGCCAGATGCGTGGGACCGGCGCCTCCGACGGCGACCGTGTCCAGCAGCACGGGGACAGTGCCGAGGGAGGGGCCGCCCGTGGGGGGACTTCCGGCCGGGCCGGTGCCGTCGAGGCACAGCGCCGCGACCGCTCCGCGGTCGGTCTCACTGACGGCGTAGAGGAGGCCGCCCGCGGGCGCCAGAGCGAGAAACGAGGGATTCGTGACGGCGTCGTCCGTGTGGTGCAGGGCGCTCAGCGCGCCGGTGCGGGGGTCGAGGGCCGCGGTGGTGATACCCCGGCCCCCGGCCGAGGTGAACGATCCGATGTACGCCCGTGGGTACCGCCGCGTACTGCTGTTCATCGCACAGCCCCTTCGCCGCTCCGCCTGGAGGGCACGACGGTAACAGGCGGGCCACGCTTGGTCTGGACCAATTGGGTCGCCTTGCTCCGCACAGAGCGCGCGGTCGACCTGCTCCGCCCCGAGCGGACCGGCGCCGCGGCCCGGCCCTGCGGTGCACCCTCAGGCCGCCGCTCTCGGGTGGGTGTGCAGCGGCGCGGCGAGCTGGTGGAGCGCGTCCTCCAAAGCGTGCAGATGCACCAGTGCACGATCACCGGACGCGGGCGACTCCGCGGCCGCAGCCATCGGGACGGCGCTGCCGCGGGCCGGGACGATCCGGGCCCCCGCCGGAGCCGCCAACCGGTGCACCGCGGCCTCGACGCGCTCACAGGCCGCGGTGAGCCGGGCGTCGTGCGAGGCGGCGGGGTCGGCCGCGGCCTCGGCCAGACCGCGGATCCGGCGGGCGCAGTCGTCCAGCAGAGCCAGCACCTGACGGGCCCTGGCCTTGCGTGCGCGCAGCGGGCTGAGGGGATGGACGAGCGGCGCAACCGACAGCCGCACGCGCCCCAGCAGCAGTTCCAGCTCCGCGACCCGCGGTTCGGGGCCGTCGCCGCCGCCGCCCGCGAGGCGGTCCGCCGCCTCCCTGGCGCATTCGTGCACGCAGTGCACCGCACGCCGTATCCACACCTCGGTCGCGGCGTGAGTGGTGACGGGCAGCACGAGGGCGACCGCGAGTACCGCACCCAGCGCGCCCACCGCGGTCTCCTGCAGCCGCAGCCCGAGCAGGCCGGGGTGGAGGACGCCGAGCAGACCGTAGAGCATGCCGACCATGAGCGTGACGAAGAACATCATCCACGAGTAGGACAACGGTGCGGTGTAGAAGATCCCGAAGACGCAGCAGGCCACGACGGCGAGCGTGGGCGTGACGGCGCCGTCCGCGGGCACCGCGACCAGCAGGCCGGCGGCCAGTCCCGTGACGGTGCCCAGCACCCGGCGGAAGCCGCGGACGAGCGTCTCGCCCCGGGAAGCGGTGTTCACGAAGATCCACCAGGCGGCACCGACCGCCCAGTACCAGCGGTCCAGGGACAGCACCTGCCCCGCGGCCAGGGCGAATCCGCAGGCGGTGAGCGCCTGGAACGCCTGCCGGGTGGTGGGCCGGGCCAATCCCCGGCCGCCGACGGGCGCGACGGCGGGCTGCGGCACCGCACCGCGCTCGAGCGGCCACAGCACGAACCGGGTGAGCGAGGCCGCCGCGAGCGCCAGCAGCCCGGCGGCGAACGTCTCCAGAAGCCGGTCGGGCTCCGTACGCAGGAACTGCGCGGCGAAGAACTGCATGAAGGCGAAGATGCCCAGCGCGTTGCCGCGCGGCCCCCAGCGGCGTGCGTACACCCCGGCGAAGACCACCGCGAGGAACGCGACATCCCGGGCGAGCGGCTGCTCATGCAGGAACGCGGCCAGCGCCAGCACGGGGAAGCCGGCCGCGGGCAGCAGCGCCGTGGTGCGGCCCTGCGCCCGCACGGTCGAGTCCGCGACGGTGAACAGCGCGAGGAGCGCCACCAGCCCGCCCGCGACGGTGGCCTGCAGCGGCAGACCGGCGCCCGCGCAGCCGGCGACCGCGAGTCCGATGCCGATGACAGCGCGTGCCGAGACGCGCGCCCGGTGTGAGCGTTCGGGACCGAGTGCCGCGACGGTGCGACGGAGGAGATGTGCTGGGGTACTTCCCCCGGGCTTCCGAAGCGACGTGTCCAAAACCCCTCCAATCCGGGCTGACCTGGTAGACCACGCGTCCACATGCTGGTACGAAGAGGAAAGCACCCCTTCCCACCTGCTACCAAATCGCACGCGTTTGACATGCTGGGCTCGTGATCAGTTCTGCCGCCGCACCCGCGGTCGTCTTCGACCTGGACGGCACTCTCGTCGACAGCGAGCCGCACTACTACGAGGCGGGCAGGCGTCTGCTCGCCGCCCACGGCGTTCCGGGCTTCAGCTGGGCCGAGCACGCGCGGTTCATCGGAATCGGGACGCGGGAGACCCTCGCCGCCCTCCGCCGCGAACACGGGCTCACCGCGTCCGTGGACACCCTGCTGGCGGAGAAGAACCGCCTCTACCTCCAGTCGGTGCGCTCCGGCCCCGAGGTGTTCCCCGAGATGCGAAAGCTCGTGGAGCACCTGCATGCCGGCGGGCATCCGCTGGCGGTGGCCTCCGGATCGTCGCGCGGCGCCATCGACGCGGTACTCGGAGCGACCAGCCTGGATGAGCTGCTTCCGCTCCGAGTGTCGGCGGAGGAGGTGCCGCATGGCAAGCCCCGGCCGGATGTCTTCCTGGAGGCGGCCCGCAGGCTCGGTGTCTCCCCCGCGGACTGTGTGGCCGTCGAGGACGCCCCGGCGGGGGCCGAGGCTGCCCGGCGCGCGGGAATGCGGTGCGTCGCCCTGCCGTACCTGGCCGAGCAGGCCGCCGATCCGGGGTTCGCGGGCGCGGGCCTGCTGTTCCCCGGGGGTCAGCGCGCGTGCGACGCGCAGCAGATCTACGACTGGATGACCGGCCGCCCGGCCGCTGACCCGCCGCCCTCCGGCGGCCCGCAGCGGGCGTGAGGGCGCGGATCCGGAACGCCCGAGGCCGGGAGGTCGGGTCCGGGACGCACGGCACGAAGAGCGCCGGCCCGGGCCACATGGACTGAAGGGGCTGAACCGGAACGCACGGGAGTGGGAGCGCCGCGCCGGAGCGCGGACGAAAGGGCGCGGACGGCGGTCGGGGTTCCCGCCGTCCGTGGGTCCGCCGCCTCCGGCACCGGGCGCGAGGAAGCCGGTCCGTGCGGGACCGGCCGCGCGGGCATCAGCCGCCCGTGGGCCGGACCGTGTTCATGATCTTCTTCATGTCGTCGGCGGTCAGCGCATCGGGCACGCCCTGGTCCGCGTAGATCACCCAGCCGTGCATGGTCCCGTCGGGGAGCTTCTGCGCGATGCTGTGCACCACGGCCTTCGGCGGCACGCACGCGCTCGGCCGGTTGGTGACGGTGACCTGGGCGGTCGCCGTGTAACCCTCGATGCCGCCGTGCTTCCAGGGCTTCGCCTGGCTGACCTTGATCTTGGGCTTGTGCTCCTTGCCGCCGTACGCGGCGAAGCCCCAGTTGCCGGCCCAGTTGCGGGCGTTCTCCTGAAGGGAGCCCTCCTTGCCGCCGCCGGTGGTACCGACGGTGGCGAGCTGGCCCTTGCCCGCCTCGCCGATCGTATCGGGATTGGGGTTGGAGCTGCAGCCGCCCTCGCGGTAGTTGGCCGCCGCGGTCATGACGACGATCGGCTTGCCGTCCTTGTCCGTGTAGGAGAGGGCCGTCCCCTTGTCCAGGACCTTCCACTTCTCGGCCTTGGCGGGCACGTCGTAGCGGAAGTGGTGCTTCTGCGAGGTCTGGGTCTGCCATCCCTCGACCATCGGCTCGTCGCCGGCGGGGGCCGTCGGGCCGGAGGACTGCGAGGCCTGCTCCGAGGGGCTCTTCGAGGCGGCGGACTCCTTGTCACTGCCCTTGCCGGTGTCGTCGTTGCACCCGCTCAACGCGACGGCCAGTCCCATTCCGAGAGCCGCGACCAGGGTCCTCTTTCTCCGGTGGGCCGGCGCCGCCGGGGTGGGCTGCGGGTGTCGAGTGGTGCGCTGTGGGACATTTGACTGATACATGATCAACACTCTAGGCGAATCCCACCGCTGCTCCGACACCGGACGGGCCTCCCTTACGAGACGCATACCGGCCCGTGACACGGCGCGCAAAACCGTCCCCGGACAAGAACGCGGGCCCCGGGCGACCACAGCGCCCGCCAGATTCCGGAAACCGTTACCGAACACCGGACCGGCGGACCGCGAAGAGGCCCGGAGGCCGAGCCCGGGCAGCGCCAACCACCCGCGCACGGCCCTCCGTCGCCGCCACCCGCAGCCGTTTTGGATCACCTCCGGATCCTCAATACGATCTGGCGATGATCATCAGAAGACGGCTCGTGACCGGGGCGTGCGCCCTGCTCATGGCCCTGCCCCTCGGGCTTCTCCCGACCGGCACCGCGAGCGCCGAGCCCGCGTCGGACGAGGACGCCCCCAAAGTCGAATTGACGCTCGACGTCAGCGGCTCCATGCGGAAGCGCGACATCGACGGCAGGTCCCGGATGGCCGCGGCCAAGCAGGCGTTCAACGAAGTCATCGACGCGGTACCGGACGAGGTACAGCTCGGGATCCGGACACTGGGCGCCCGCTACCGCGGTGACGACCGGAAGGAAGGCTGCAAGGACACCCACCAGCTCTACCGGGTCGGCCCGCTGGACCGCACCGAGGCGAAGACGTCCGTGGCAACGCTCGCCCCCACCGGCTGGACGCCCATCGGCCCGGCGCTGCGCGCCGCCGCCGACGACCTCGAGGGCGGCGAGGGTTCCCGCCGCATCGTCCTCATCACCGACGGTGAGGACACCTGCGCACCGCTCGACCCCTGCGTGGTGGCGCGCGAGATCGCCGCGAAGGGCATCCACCTGACCGTGGACACGCTCGGTCTGGTCCCCGACGCCAAGACCCGCGAACAGCTCAGCTGCATCGCGGAGGCCACCGGAGGCACCTACACCTCCGTCCGGCACACCGAGGAACTCACCGACCGGGTCAACCAGTTGGTCGACCGCACGGCCGACCCGGTCGCCGTCCCCGAGCCGGCCGAAGGCGCCCGGACGTGCTCCCGGGCGCCGAAACTGCGCCCGGGCCTGTACAGCGACCGGGAGAAATTCGGTCAGCACCGCTTCTACCGGGTCGAGGTTCCGCCCGGAAAAGAGCTGCGCGCCTCGGTGAGCATCGGGGCCGACCGGACCGTCCACCACGACTACGGCGTTCTGCTCCGCGCCGTGACGGTCCACGGCCGCGAGATCGTCCGCGGCTCCGAGGCCGGCGACGGGCGCACCGACCTGATATCCACCGGCCTGCGCTACCCCAAGGCTCCGGCCGACGAGGACGAGGCGCCTGCGGAAACCGTGTGCCTCCAGGTCAGCAACTCCTTCTCGGCGCCCGACTCGGTCAAGACCGAGCCCGGTCTGCCCCTGGAGCTGACGGTCGACCTGGTGGAGGCTCCGCACGAGGCGGCCGACGTCGCCTCCTTCGGCCTGGGCCGCGGCTGGTGGATGCTGGGCGTCCTCACGCTCTCCGGTCTGCTGGCCGGCCTGCTGTGGGGCTGGCTCTCCCGCTGGCGCAACCCCGTCAGGAGGGGCAACTGATGCGTATGATCCGCACCCTGGCAAGCACGACGCTGGCCTGCGCGGCGCTGTTCGCGGGAACGGGCGGCGCGGCGGCGGACAGCCCCTCACCCGACGCCGAGGACGGCAAGTCCGGACCGACCCGGGCCGGTACCGGCTTCCGCGATGCCGCAGCCGTTCCCCCGGGCCGCTCGGCCACCGCGAACGCGTCCAGCGGCGACTACCTGTACTGGGTCTTCCCTCTCGACACCGGGCAGCGCGCCACCTTCAAGGCCGAGGTCGAGCTGCCCGAGCAGTCCGCCCGGCACGGCGACTCGACCTGGCGCATCGACGTGTACGACGGGCTCCGCCGCCGGCAGCCCTGCATGTACGGCATGCAGAGCAGAGTGGCCACCGAGGACACCGCATCGGTCGAGCTGTCCTGCACCCTGCGTCCGGTGCGTTCGCTGACCGATCCGTGGTCGGCGCACCCGCTGCCGGGCAGCTACTACCTGCGGCTGACCGCCGTGGACGCCCCCGAGAAGGATCTCGGACTGCCGGTTCGGGCGCAGGTCGAGGCCGTCACCACGGACGCCGGCGGCGCACACGCGGTCGACGGGGCCCTGGCCGCCCCCCTGACCCCGGGGGTATCCGCGACAGACGGCAAGGACGCGGAAGACGGCGAGGACGGCGAGGAAAACGCGAGCCCCGAAGCGCAACAGGGCCCGGCAGCCGTCGAGCCGGAGGACGGCTGGTCCTCCGGCCGCTGGTCCGACCGCTGGATCTGGACCGTCGCGGGAGGAGTCCTGGCCGCCCTCGGCACCCTGGGCGGCTACGCCCTCGCCCGCGGTCCGAGGCGCCCCTCCCGGATGCCACCGGGCGCCTGACCGAGCGGGCCCGATACGTGGTCCGGGCGGCGGATGCACCCCCGCCGCCCGGAGCACGTCGGTGGGGCGCGGGCGCGGCCGGGCCCCCGCACGCCCAAGGCTGTCCTGCGCCTCTGGACTCGGCGCCGCCGAGCCGGTGGAACATACCCCCCCCCACGCCCGGTTGCCGCGCCCGGGGTGCTCATTAAGGTATGTGCGGCGGCCGACCCCGCGGCCGTCGGGCAGCACGAGCCGCGCGAGCGCACGGGGGCGCGTCCGGGAGGCCACGGATCGAGAGGCGCGCGGCGGAGTGCCGGCCAGGAGGGGATACCGGGGGCGGTTGCGGTCGCCCGGTCGCCGGGGAAGAGCCGGGCCGGCGGGGCGCAGACGAGGGGCCCGGCACCACGGCCGGGCCGACAGAGTGTGGGGGCGACGATGCATCGGCTGGACGGAGCAGGCCCGGCACCCGGCCCGGCCCGGTACGGGCCCACCGGATCCGGAGTCCGGCTCGGCCCGTCCGCGCGGCCCGCGGAGGCCGGCGGTCCGGACCGTGTGTGCGGGCGGACGGTTCGGGCGGTGCCTGGTCGCCGCCGCGCGGCGCGGCACGGGGGAGAGCCAGGCGTCTCGACGGACAGGCAGGTCGCCGCCGCGGGCCGGACCGGCGCGGTGGGCGGGTGACCGGGCGGGCGGCGCCCGCGCTGCTGGCTTCCCCGCTGCGCGCGGCGTTCGGGCCTGTCGCGGCTCTCGCCGCGTTGGT
It encodes the following:
- a CDS encoding lactonase family protein, yielding MNSSTRRYPRAYIGSFTSAGGRGITTAALDPRTGALSALHHTDDAVTNPSFLALAPAGGLLYAVSETDRGAVAALCLDGTGPAGSPPTGGPSLGTVPVLLDTVAVGGAGPTHLAVTGGGLCTANYTSGSVSMLPLHADGTPGAPARTHQHRGRGPVGERQEGPHAHGVTPDPSGRWLLCTDLGTDSVWIYGLRNTDAGLRLHREVPLRPGTGPRHLAFGPTSGGGRTGARRAYVVNELDSTVTTCSWDPTRGALEPLGETRLVAPEGAAVNHPSAFVLAPDGRFAWAANRGEDSIAVLDLAASALPERVATVPCGGRWPRDLAVHPAGRWLYAANERSGDVTWFEIDPVTGTPRPAGSLSAPSASCVVIDPDARA
- a CDS encoding FUSC family protein; translation: MDTSLRKPGGSTPAHLLRRTVAALGPERSHRARVSARAVIGIGLAVAGCAGAGLPLQATVAGGLVALLALFTVADSTVRAQGRTTALLPAAGFPVLALAAFLHEQPLARDVAFLAVVFAGVYARRWGPRGNALGIFAFMQFFAAQFLRTEPDRLLETFAAGLLALAAASLTRFVLWPLERGAVPQPAVAPVGGRGLARPTTRQAFQALTACGFALAAGQVLSLDRWYWAVGAAWWIFVNTASRGETLVRGFRRVLGTVTGLAAGLLVAVPADGAVTPTLAVVACCVFGIFYTAPLSYSWMMFFVTLMVGMLYGLLGVLHPGLLGLRLQETAVGALGAVLAVALVLPVTTHAATEVWIRRAVHCVHECAREAADRLAGGGGDGPEPRVAELELLLGRVRLSVAPLVHPLSPLRARKARARQVLALLDDCARRIRGLAEAAADPAASHDARLTAACERVEAAVHRLAAPAGARIVPARGSAVPMAAAAESPASGDRALVHLHALEDALHQLAAPLHTHPRAAA
- a CDS encoding HAD family phosphatase, whose product is MISSAAAPAVVFDLDGTLVDSEPHYYEAGRRLLAAHGVPGFSWAEHARFIGIGTRETLAALRREHGLTASVDTLLAEKNRLYLQSVRSGPEVFPEMRKLVEHLHAGGHPLAVASGSSRGAIDAVLGATSLDELLPLRVSAEEVPHGKPRPDVFLEAARRLGVSPADCVAVEDAPAGAEAARRAGMRCVALPYLAEQAADPGFAGAGLLFPGGQRACDAQQIYDWMTGRPAADPPPSGGPQRA
- a CDS encoding VWA domain-containing protein is translated as MIIRRRLVTGACALLMALPLGLLPTGTASAEPASDEDAPKVELTLDVSGSMRKRDIDGRSRMAAAKQAFNEVIDAVPDEVQLGIRTLGARYRGDDRKEGCKDTHQLYRVGPLDRTEAKTSVATLAPTGWTPIGPALRAAADDLEGGEGSRRIVLITDGEDTCAPLDPCVVAREIAAKGIHLTVDTLGLVPDAKTREQLSCIAEATGGTYTSVRHTEELTDRVNQLVDRTADPVAVPEPAEGARTCSRAPKLRPGLYSDREKFGQHRFYRVEVPPGKELRASVSIGADRTVHHDYGVLLRAVTVHGREIVRGSEAGDGRTDLISTGLRYPKAPADEDEAPAETVCLQVSNSFSAPDSVKTEPGLPLELTVDLVEAPHEAADVASFGLGRGWWMLGVLTLSGLLAGLLWGWLSRWRNPVRRGN